CAAAATAATAAGGGAAACTAAAAAATGACATAGACCATCAAGATGGTTTATGCCATTTTTTTAGTTGTTTCCGACAATTGGCTGATCGACTAAATTGGTGTCAAGTACATTCGTTCCGCTTAAGCCATTATTGGTTAAAACGAATCCGCCAGTGTTAAAACCTCCAGAGCCTCCGAAGGTTTTTGTACCTGACTTTGGTGAAATATATATAGTATCGCCAAATTGCACAATTCCCCCAGATACATTCACGATTTGTACGGGTCCTATAATCGCTGGCATTGCAAACATCCTTTTCAATTAGGCTATTCATTAACATATGATTCTAGCGGGTCTCGTGTTCATGCCCATGCGGTAAAAGCTGGCGTATATGTTTTACCCTTGCCTCCATTGAAATGTTTCTTGAATTTCCTACATGTAAGACGGAGGCGTTCGAAAAACCTTTTACATTGATATTTTTAACCTTAATAACGGATGGAAGATTGTGAAAAGTTAATGTGAGATTTTCTGTGATGGTAGGAAGTGTAATTGGTTTGATGATGACATCAAAAGATGGTAAGTTCCCTTCGTTGCCATAAAAAACTTCTGCTTCCCTCTGCACCGCAAGTGCCCGGGAAAAACCATTTATTATGCGTGAATCACCGATTTGAAAAATAGAGGAGTAAGAAAAAGTCTTAACGTGTATGAAGTCAACATTAGCTAGTCGTTCCAGCATAACCAGGGGTCACATCCGGCGCCAGCGGCACAAATGGTCCAATAATTAATGATTCTGCAGGGGTATCGAAGGCAGAGGCCAATTGAATCGTTTCAGTATCACCAATCATGACAATGGATGAGCTGGAGACACCAGTAATTTTGATGTTTCCTACACATAGTTCCCTGTTATATACTTCAAAGTTCATTAGAATTTCATTCCCTTCAAGTTCTCAGGCAAGTTACTCAAAAATGTCAATACACCGTTTTGAATTTCCTGCTTCAGAAGCGCAATAATTTGTTCATCAACGGTAGAACTGTCCGCTGAACGATCGCTTGCAGCAGCTTTCAAATGTTCATCGATTCGATTAGGCAGCTGTTTTACAATGTCTTCCTTAATGAAGGATAAATAGGATTCATTTGGAGGGATTCCTAACCGTTTTTGGGTTTCCTCAATAATCTGTGGTAAATCTGATTCAAGATATTGATAAATGGCCTCCTCAATTTTCATAGACCTTTCCATTTGTGCTTTCGGAGGCATTGGTGTATTTAAAGCTTGGTTTTGAACGGAAAAATCCTCGATCCCTGATAAGTCATTCGGATTTAAACCAATGGTTAAAGTACCTTCAAGCGTTTCAACCTTCAATTGGTCAAACTTGTATTCAATTCGATCGACATGAATGGATTTTTTTTCATCTAGTTGCTTGATTTCTGCCCTCATTATTTGAAGTGCCTGCTCAAGCGATGCGATTCTTCTTTCTAGTGCTTGAGTATACTGTTGCACCCATTGCAAGTATTGGTAAATATCCTGGTACATCGGGAATCACCTCACACAGATGTGTAGGTAAATTATATTCATGAATCAAATGAATTAGTCCTACTTTTTATAAAGAGATTAAAACATTTATTACATTCATCTTACCGGTGCTTGTAATGGAACAGCAGGAGCAAGCAGTTCGGGTGAAGGTTGACCAGCTGTCACTGAGCCCGGTTTAATTGCGGCCGGAGCCGGTTTGGTATATCCTCCGGTATTATATAAATAGGCCGCAGGCTTAATGATTCCGGCACTCCCGATTTGCAGAACAGAGGAATTAGTTATACCGCCAATTTTAATAAAATTGATATGAATTGACTGCTGGATATAAAAATTCATTTATACCCCCCATTCATTACATATTAAAGGTGTTTGATTGGTCAATAGTGTCAGGATCATACGTATTTGTTGAGCTGTATTGGTTTTGGACATCTAATCGTTCTCCTGTATTAAAGGAACCTGCCCCTGAGAAGGTTTTTGCAGCCGCAAAGGGCATAATTTTATAAACATCCCCAATGTGAAATACAGAACTGTTCCCAAGTGTAATAACCTGGGCAACTCCAACAATTGCTGGCATGTGCAACACCCTTTGCTTCATTCTCTTTAGCATCATATGTCTGGGCAGCTATAATGTGATTCATCTGCCCAAATAAAATATCGTGTGATGTTGCAGATAAGAAATTTGAGAGTTTGTTCTGTTTCCATTATGCTAAAAACATAACGAATGATATGAGGTGATGGGAATGAGATTTGTAACAGCAGAACACAATCAGAAGGCACGGGTAGGGATCCTTGATACTGAAGGGAAAAAAATTCTTTTTATAAACGATGCTGAAAAAGCAAGGTCAGAAAAGGAAATTTATCCTTCTTCTCTCGTGGAATGCATAGCCTTAGGAGATCCATTTATTGAACAAGTAAATGATTTAGTGGACTGGGTTCAGACGAGCGGCAATATGGATTCTTTATACATACCAATTGAAGAAGTAAAATGGCTTGCCCCCATCCCAAAACCTTCCAAAAACATTTTTTGTGTAGGCAAAAATTACGCGGAGCATGCGATTGAGATGGGAAGTCCTGAAGATATTCCTGAACATATTATGGTGTTTACAAAAGCTCCAACAACAGTTATAGGTCCAAATGAGACGATTTTAAATCATCATCTAGTCACAAGCCAGCTTGATTATGAAGGAGAACTTGCTGTAGTGATTGGGAAAAAGGGCAAGGAAATAAAACGTGAAGAAGCACTTGATTATGTATTCGGATATACAATCATTAATGATGTCACTGCTCGGGACCTCCAAGCGAGGCATAAGCAATTTTTCATTGGCAAAAGCCTTGATACCACTTGTCCAATGGGGCCGTGGATTATTGATAAAAGCGAGATCATAAATCCCAATCGCTTAAATATTGAAACAAAGGTAAATGGGGAGGTTAGGCAAAGCTCCAATACAGAGAAATTTATTTTTCCTGTAGAAGAAATCATTTCTGTGCTATCAGCAGGAATGACCCTGGAACCAGGAGATATTATTGCAACAGGTACACCTGCTGGTGTTGGTAAAGGATTTAAACCGCCAAAATTCCTGCAGCCAGGTGATCAGGTCGAGATTACGATTGAAAAAATTGGCACATTAACAAACAAAATTCAATATTAATGAAAATGAACAATTTTCATTGTCATAATGAGAAAAGCTGCCATGGGCAGCTTTTTCATATATGATTAGGAAATTAGTTTTTCAATAACAAGACGTTTTCCGGTATTAAGGGTGAATTCAAACCGGTCATTAACCTTTTCATAGTAACAAAAGTGATGCTGGACATTGCAAATTTGTTCTTGATTATCAAAAACAATGAAGTTCACTCCGTCCTTCCGATGTTCATCAGAAAGAAAGGATAGATGATTGTAACAGTAAATACAATCATAAATCGAAAAATTCAGGGAGTTGAGGGTGGTAATGAATTGTACAAACGCATCATCATTAATCCCTTCCAAAAGCCTTTCGAGCGAATAGACCAAATGTTTTCGAATTCTGACTAAATCATGGTCGCGAAGCATGGTTACTTCATTTCCGATTTGAATTTTGCCGGGTTCTTGCAGCCTGCCTTTTTTCCAACGATTCAGCCGGAAAATTTCAATTTCTTGCTGCAGGTATTCCTCTAACATGGCCGCTTCTTCTGTTTCTTCATCGAAAAATATCCATTGGTCATTTATTTGTTCAACCGTACCTTCTGTATATGCTCTTTTTTGAATATCATAGAGATGGATTCGTTGTTGTCGATTCATAGTAAACCTCCGTGCCAGATGCATTCATTTTTCTTTTTTGACATCTTCTCATCATTTTAAACTCGAGTATGTTTAAAAAATTATGTAGAAAGTTGCTAAGCAATTTTCTCATATTAGGACAATTAACCAATTAATTTGGGCTGAATACAATAATCAACATGTAAGATGTGTATCTTCGAAGCTTTTTACGAAAGGAGCTGGAATTCATGTGTGGTATATCAGGCTGGATTGATTTTCAAAAAGATATGAGTAAAGAAACGGCTGTCATAACAAAAATGGCAAAGACACTGGCAAAGAGAGGTCCTGATGAAACAAACATCTGGACGGATACAAATGCCGGATTCGGGCATAAAAGGCTGATCGTGGTGGATCCGGCAGGCGGAAGACAGCCAATGTCCAGGGAAAAAGCAAATCATCTTTATACGATTTGCTACAATGGAGAATTATATAATACGGAAGATATTCGCAAAATTCTCCTTACTAAAGGATATTCTTTTAAAGGTCATTCTGACACTGAAGTCCTGTTAAATGCCTATATAGAATGGGCGGAAGAATGCGTGAATCATTTAAATGGCATTTTCGCTTTTGCGATTTGGGATCAAAAACGTGATCAACTGTTTATTGGGCGGGATCGATTAGGCGTGAAGCCGTTATTCTATAAAGAACATTTGCAAGGAATTTTGTTTTCGTCTGAAATCAAGGCGATCCTTGCTCATCCTGGAGTGAAAACTGAAATTGACCATGAAGGCCTTGCGCAGGTCTTTGGTTTGGGCCCATCAAGAGCTCCAGGATCTGGTGTTTTTAAAGGAATCAAAGAGCTGAGACCAGGCCATGCACTCACATTCTCGAAGAACGGTCTGAAGGTTTGGCGCTACTGGAATGTAAAAAGTGAAGCACATAAGGAAAATGCAGAAGAAACAGCTGAGCATGTCCGTTTTCTTGTCAGTGATGCCGTGAAAAGGCAACTTGTATCAGATGTGCCGTTATGTACATTTTTATCGGGCGGGCTGGATTCAAGTATTATTACAGCCATTGCTGCGCAAGGCTTTGAAGAACAGGGAAAAGGACAGCTTCATACGTATTCAATTGATTATGAGGGAAATCAACAGTACTTCACCTCAAATGAATTTCAGCCGGATGCAGACGGTAAATATATTCAAATGGTGAAAGAGCGATTTGGAACGAATCATCATAACAAGACCATTTCTCAACAGCAGCTGGCACAAGATTTAATCGAATCTGTTCATGTGAGAGATTTGCCTGGGATGGCAGATGTCGACTCCTCCTTACTTTGGTTTTGCAAGGAAATTAAAAAGGATTTTGTTGTCAGTCTTTCAGGGGAATGTGCAGATGAAATCTTTGGCGGGTACCCGTGGTTCCGCCGTCAACAGGACCTAGAAAGAGAAGGGTTTCCATGGATGCGCTCGGTAAATGAGAGGCAGAACTTACTAAGGTCTCATTGGCATGAAAGATTAAAATTGAAAGAATACACTTTGGATCAATATCAACAGACCATTGCAGAAACACCGAGATTCGATGGAGAAAGCCTGGAAGAATCAAAGCGAAGAGAATTATTCTATCTCAATATGATCTGGTTTATGACAACGCTTTTGGATCGGAAAGATCGGATGAGTATGGGTGCAAGCCTAGAAGTAAGGGTTCCATTTGCGGATCATCGCCTTGTGGAATATGTATGGAATATTCCTTGGGATATGAAGATGTATCGCGGAAGAGAAAAAGGAATTTTAAGAAAGGCTTTCGAAGGCATATTGCCGGAGGATGTTTTATATCGGAAAAAAAGCCCTTATCCAAAAACGCACAATCCAGAGTATACGGTGTTAATTCAAAAGTGGCTGCGGGACATAGTAAAGGATCGATCTTCAGCATTGCATGAATTTTTTCAAAAGGAAATGCTTGAAGCGATGGTGGAAACTGGAGGAGCTTCTTTTAAGGAGCCATGGTTTGGCCAATTAATGACAGGGCCGCAGCTATTAGCATACCTTGTACAGCTTCACACATGGTTTAAGGAATATAATATAAATATCGTCAATTAGCCAAAAAAGGAGCAGCAGGATGGGATTTCCTTTCCTGCTGCTTGATTTTTAGCCGATAGGAAAGCAAAACATTCCTATCAGGCATACTTTAGCCATTTACAATTTTACCACCGTTCACATGAATCATTTGCCCGCTAATATAGGAGGAATCTTCTGAAGCAAGGAATACATAACTTGGAGCAAGTTCATACGGTTCTCCTGCCCGTCCCATCGTGGTGTCCGATCCAAAAGTCGCTACTTGGTCAGCACTAAACGTCGAAGGAATAAGCGGCGTCCAAATCGGGCCGGGAGCCACACCGTTCACTCGAATGCCAAGTGGCGCCAATGATTTTGCTAATGAGCGTGTAAAGGTGACAATTGCTCCTTTTGTCGCAGAATAATCCAATAATGTTTCATTGCCCTCATAGGCAGTTATCGATGCAGTATTAATAATGGCTGCTCCACTTTTTAAGTAGGGAAGAGCCATTTTGGTCATATAAAAATAGGAAAAGATGTTCGTGCGAAACGTTTTTTCAAGTTGAGCTGAAGTAATATTCAGCAGGCTGTTTTGCGGATGCTGCTCAGCGGCATTATTGACAAGAATATCCAGCTTGCCGAACTCATCAATAGTTTTATGTACGACATCTTTACAGAAATCTTCGTCCCCGATATCACCTGAAAATAGGAGGCATTTTCTACCTTCCTTTTCAATCAGCTGTTTTGTTTCTTCAGCATCTTGATGTTCGTCTAGGTAGACGATTGCTACATCTGCCCCTTCTTTTGCAAATAAAATGGCTGCAGCTTTCCCAATTCCGCTATCGCCTCCGGTAATAATTGCTTTTTTTTCAGTTAATTTTCCGGCCGCTTTATAACTTTTATTGATAGAGACAGGTTTCGGATTCATCTCACTTTCAAAACCGGGCTGATGATTTTGATGCTGCGGCGGAAATGTCCTTTTCTTTTGATTATTGCTCATTTTTTTACCTCCATTATTAATACACTTT
Above is a genomic segment from Neobacillus endophyticus containing:
- a CDS encoding spore germination protein encodes the protein MPAIIGPVQIVNVSGGIVQFGDTIYISPKSGTKTFGGSGGFNTGGFVLTNNGLSGTNVLDTNLVDQPIVGNN
- a CDS encoding spore germination protein GerPE, producing the protein MLERLANVDFIHVKTFSYSSIFQIGDSRIINGFSRALAVQREAEVFYGNEGNLPSFDVIIKPITLPTITENLTLTFHNLPSVIKVKNINVKGFSNASVLHVGNSRNISMEARVKHIRQLLPHGHEHETR
- a CDS encoding spore gernimation protein GerPD, giving the protein MNFEVYNRELCVGNIKITGVSSSSIVMIGDTETIQLASAFDTPAESLIIGPFVPLAPDVTPGYAGTTS
- the gerPC gene encoding spore germination protein GerPC, with protein sequence MYQDIYQYLQWVQQYTQALERRIASLEQALQIMRAEIKQLDEKKSIHVDRIEYKFDQLKVETLEGTLTIGLNPNDLSGIEDFSVQNQALNTPMPPKAQMERSMKIEEAIYQYLESDLPQIIEETQKRLGIPPNESYLSFIKEDIVKQLPNRIDEHLKAAASDRSADSSTVDEQIIALLKQEIQNGVLTFLSNLPENLKGMKF
- a CDS encoding spore germination protein GerPB produces the protein MNFYIQQSIHINFIKIGGITNSSVLQIGSAGIIKPAAYLYNTGGYTKPAPAAIKPGSVTAGQPSPELLAPAVPLQAPVR
- a CDS encoding spore germination protein, with product MPAIVGVAQVITLGNSSVFHIGDVYKIMPFAAAKTFSGAGSFNTGERLDVQNQYSSTNTYDPDTIDQSNTFNM
- a CDS encoding fumarylacetoacetate hydrolase family protein is translated as MRFVTAEHNQKARVGILDTEGKKILFINDAEKARSEKEIYPSSLVECIALGDPFIEQVNDLVDWVQTSGNMDSLYIPIEEVKWLAPIPKPSKNIFCVGKNYAEHAIEMGSPEDIPEHIMVFTKAPTTVIGPNETILNHHLVTSQLDYEGELAVVIGKKGKEIKREEALDYVFGYTIINDVTARDLQARHKQFFIGKSLDTTCPMGPWIIDKSEIINPNRLNIETKVNGEVRQSSNTEKFIFPVEEIISVLSAGMTLEPGDIIATGTPAGVGKGFKPPKFLQPGDQVEITIEKIGTLTNKIQY
- a CDS encoding DUF2777 domain-containing protein, whose amino-acid sequence is MNRQQRIHLYDIQKRAYTEGTVEQINDQWIFFDEETEEAAMLEEYLQQEIEIFRLNRWKKGRLQEPGKIQIGNEVTMLRDHDLVRIRKHLVYSLERLLEGINDDAFVQFITTLNSLNFSIYDCIYCYNHLSFLSDEHRKDGVNFIVFDNQEQICNVQHHFCYYEKVNDRFEFTLNTGKRLVIEKLIS
- the asnB gene encoding asparagine synthase (glutamine-hydrolyzing); translation: MCGISGWIDFQKDMSKETAVITKMAKTLAKRGPDETNIWTDTNAGFGHKRLIVVDPAGGRQPMSREKANHLYTICYNGELYNTEDIRKILLTKGYSFKGHSDTEVLLNAYIEWAEECVNHLNGIFAFAIWDQKRDQLFIGRDRLGVKPLFYKEHLQGILFSSEIKAILAHPGVKTEIDHEGLAQVFGLGPSRAPGSGVFKGIKELRPGHALTFSKNGLKVWRYWNVKSEAHKENAEETAEHVRFLVSDAVKRQLVSDVPLCTFLSGGLDSSIITAIAAQGFEEQGKGQLHTYSIDYEGNQQYFTSNEFQPDADGKYIQMVKERFGTNHHNKTISQQQLAQDLIESVHVRDLPGMADVDSSLLWFCKEIKKDFVVSLSGECADEIFGGYPWFRRQQDLEREGFPWMRSVNERQNLLRSHWHERLKLKEYTLDQYQQTIAETPRFDGESLEESKRRELFYLNMIWFMTTLLDRKDRMSMGASLEVRVPFADHRLVEYVWNIPWDMKMYRGREKGILRKAFEGILPEDVLYRKKSPYPKTHNPEYTVLIQKWLRDIVKDRSSALHEFFQKEMLEAMVETGGASFKEPWFGQLMTGPQLLAYLVQLHTWFKEYNINIVN
- a CDS encoding SDR family oxidoreductase, with amino-acid sequence MSNNQKKRTFPPQHQNHQPGFESEMNPKPVSINKSYKAAGKLTEKKAIITGGDSGIGKAAAILFAKEGADVAIVYLDEHQDAEETKQLIEKEGRKCLLFSGDIGDEDFCKDVVHKTIDEFGKLDILVNNAAEQHPQNSLLNITSAQLEKTFRTNIFSYFYMTKMALPYLKSGAAIINTASITAYEGNETLLDYSATKGAIVTFTRSLAKSLAPLGIRVNGVAPGPIWTPLIPSTFSADQVATFGSDTTMGRAGEPYELAPSYVFLASEDSSYISGQMIHVNGGKIVNG